One window of the Lemur catta isolate mLemCat1 chromosome 6, mLemCat1.pri, whole genome shotgun sequence genome contains the following:
- the LOC123640030 gene encoding C-type lectin domain family 2 member E-like: MTAGEVTEEMLKTDLTFRGGVEGGESGKDLPRKCVHIISPVTPIKVYCCFFIIAVLTTTVVALSVALAVRGEKVLVEHCLDAAEHCMYAACLEGWIGFGSKCFYFSEDTRNWTFSQTFCASLEAHLARFETLEELNFLKRYKGPSDHWIGLSRESAHHTWKWTDNTKYDTSFAIKGVGECAYLNDNGISSARTYTDRKWICSKPNHYVYRCQMKSPL, encoded by the exons ATGACAGCCGGAGAGGTTACAGAAGAAATGTTAAAGACAGACCTTACCTTCAGAGGTGGCGTGGAGGGAGGAGAATCTG gtAAAGATCTCCCAAGAAAATGTGTACATATTATATCTCCTGTAACTCCGATCAAGGTTTATTGTTGCTTTTTCATCATTGCAGTCCTAACTACTACTGTGGTTGCACTTTCTGTTGCTTTGGCAG TGAGAGGGGAAAAGGTGCTCGTAGAGCACTGTTTGGATGCTGCAGAGCACTGTATGTACGCTGCCTGCCTGGAAGGCTGGATTGGATTTGGAagtaaatgtttttacttttctgaagaCACAAGGAATTGGACATTCAGTCAAACTTTCTGTGCCTCGCTAGAAGCCCACCTTGCTCGGTTTGAAACTCTGGAGGAACTG AATTTCCTGAAAAGATACAAAGGTCCTTCTGACCATTGGATTGGCCTTAGCAGAGAATCAGCACATCACACTTGGAAATGGACAGACAACACTAAATATGATACCTC GTTTGCCATCAAAGGAGTTGGAGAATGTGCCTATCTGAATGACAATGGAATCAGTAGTGCCAGGACCTACACAGATAGGAAGTGGATTTGTAGCAAGCCAAACCATTATGTCTACAGATGCCAAATGAAAAGCCCTTTATAG